The Desulfurococcaceae archaeon DNA window TCAGGTAGCTCGCCGCGTTTCCCATATACCCGTAGTAAACTATCAAGTTGAACCCCGTAGGTTGCGTCAATCTACGTGAATGTAAAAAGTGGTACTTAACGGTATTCTAGGCTGGAAAGGTACGGAAAGCTTCATGCGGGTAAAGCGCAGAGCTGTTACCGTGCTTACGAAGGCACGGACTCGGCAACCGCTTGAGCCTTCATAAACCTCCTAACGTACTCTACCCTGTTCCTAACTCTTGGAGGTTTGTTTTTCCTGGGCTTGGGCGGTATCTTGGGCGTTTGGCTTCTAACCTTACCTGCTTTTGTAAGTGAGCCATGGGTTGGCACTTCGAGGCACCTTGCATGCTAGATTAGCTATCTGAAAAGTGATATTTAAAAATAGCTTTTTAACTTAACTCTTACTTGGCTGGGTATAAGGCATGTCTTCGCGAAGTAAGGCCTATATTGTAGAAACGGTACTGGGCATTTTCGCAGTCGCGGATGACAATAGCGTGGTGGAGTACGTTG harbors:
- a CDS encoding 30S ribosomal protein S30e; its protein translation is MPTHGSLTKAGKVRSQTPKIPPKPRKNKPPRVRNRVEYVRRFMKAQAVAESVPS